In a single window of the Bacteroidales bacterium genome:
- a CDS encoding sugar transferase: MTDYFQYVHNLSWGNKFEQFGSNIRETVISLLIKEIDDYNALERCILNESSEEVLSYITGFVNLKKHYRNTILSTHTSSYIDNVDFNSVSSIINLSKINSTQRINKLFRSVNTLLPKFGVYIGKIETYGDRKINFLKRFGRTKGQVVWFVDFIINRIIPRLKYIDRIYYGLTNGRRHCMSTSELLGRLVYCGFCIVDIRSIDGISYFVAKKVSSPMTKLQSSYYPIISLPRVGRNGCLMKVWKIRTMHPYSEYIQDYVIRRNGYNEAGKPANDFRITRSGNLLRKLWIDEFPQLLQVFRGEMKLVGVRPLSATRYNEFPDDLKAERIRLKPGCIAPYVALNMPGDKESIEADRIYIEKYKQHPVLTDITYFFKGVCNILVNRVKHN; this comes from the coding sequence ATGACAGATTATTTTCAGTACGTTCATAATTTAAGCTGGGGAAATAAGTTTGAACAATTCGGTTCAAATATTAGAGAAACGGTAATATCACTATTAATCAAAGAAATAGATGATTATAATGCATTGGAAAGATGTATACTTAATGAATCAAGTGAGGAAGTTTTAAGCTATATTACCGGTTTCGTAAATCTGAAAAAGCATTATAGAAATACAATTTTATCAACCCATACATCTTCATATATTGATAATGTAGATTTTAACTCAGTCTCTAGTATTATCAATCTGAGTAAAATAAACTCCACTCAGCGAATAAACAAACTTTTCCGTTCGGTTAATACGTTGTTGCCAAAATTTGGAGTGTATATAGGCAAGATAGAAACATATGGCGACCGAAAAATCAATTTTCTTAAGAGATTTGGCAGGACAAAAGGTCAGGTGGTATGGTTTGTTGACTTCATTATAAATCGTATTATACCAAGGTTAAAATATATTGACAGGATATATTATGGTCTTACAAATGGACGGCGTCATTGCATGTCAACGTCCGAATTATTGGGAAGACTTGTTTACTGCGGTTTCTGCATTGTAGATATACGGTCAATAGATGGAATCAGTTATTTTGTTGCGAAGAAAGTTAGTTCTCCAATGACTAAGCTGCAATCTTCCTATTATCCGATAATCTCGCTTCCACGCGTCGGAAGGAACGGATGCCTGATGAAAGTGTGGAAAATACGTACTATGCATCCATACTCAGAGTATATACAGGATTATGTTATCAGGAGAAACGGCTATAATGAAGCCGGCAAACCGGCAAATGATTTCAGAATTACGAGGTCGGGCAATCTCTTAAGAAAATTGTGGATTGATGAATTCCCGCAACTTCTCCAGGTATTTAGGGGTGAAATGAAACTTGTGGGTGTTCGGCCTCTTAGTGCGACTCGTTATAATGAATTTCCGGATGATCTGAAGGCTGAAAGGATTCGTCTTAAGCCGGGTTGTATAGCGCCATATGTTGCCTTAAATATGCCTGGTGACAAAGAGAGCATTGAAGCAGACAGAATTTATATCGAGAAATATAAACAGCACCCGGTTCTTACGGATATAACGTATTTCTTCAAAGGCGTCTGCAATATCCTTGTCAATCGAGTTAAACATAATTAG
- a CDS encoding nucleoside-diphosphate sugar epimerase/dehydratase, with the protein MVEYFSQRFTRLKIDIFSFVRKHYVPRWMVFIMDSTSVFLTFWMAYLLRFNFVSSAFHPQLALFHALLTTGIYIILSFMIRPYSGMIRHTTIIDVFYVFLTTSLTFIWLLLISIVSRSLNYPVIFQIPISILTIHYVLITFFLFGVRISIKTFYHLITSTTQKKQRVLIYGAGAMGIIVKRVLMSDIKGSFVITGFVDKNRNLQAKKINGILVYSPENINKEFLEKHSIQTLVFAIKDISSSEKSDIIKWAIDLGLEVRDTPAVDKWLNGELEMRQIERVKLEDLLGREPIALNLKKIGIGLAGKTVLVTGAAGSIGSEIVRQLTKFKIKLLVLTDQAETPIFHLENELKTAYSQCPVKIILADVSNMQKMESIFREYQPEIVFHAAAYKHVPIMEQNPHEAIRVNIGGTKVVTNLSLKYAVKKFVMISTDKAVNPTNVMGASKRLCEMIVQLKSQKSDSKTQFIITRFGNVLGSNGSVIPIFEKQIRDGGPITVTHPEIMRYFMTIPEACQLVLEAGFMGKGGEIFVFDMGKPVRIADLARQMIRLSGFVPDQDIKIEYTGLRPGEKLYEELLTDGENTKPTHHPKIKIADVKILEAPGLLLQVENMVESLYSMSKQQVVDAFRELVPEYNCINEEYNHSLINSENSEEPSEEKNVRDNAYNVLKRFVNPD; encoded by the coding sequence ATGGTTGAATATTTTTCACAGCGCTTTACCCGGTTAAAAATCGATATTTTTTCGTTTGTCAGGAAACATTATGTCCCCCGATGGATGGTGTTTATCATGGATAGCACCTCAGTTTTTTTGACATTCTGGATGGCCTATTTATTGCGTTTTAATTTTGTCAGTAGTGCTTTCCATCCTCAATTGGCATTATTTCACGCTTTACTTACCACTGGTATCTATATCATTCTTTCGTTTATGATAAGGCCATATTCAGGTATGATCAGACACACTACTATCATCGATGTGTTTTATGTCTTTCTGACCACTTCACTCACTTTTATCTGGCTTTTGCTTATTAGTATAGTATCAAGATCTTTGAACTACCCGGTTATATTCCAGATACCGATATCGATTTTAACAATTCACTATGTTTTGATAACTTTCTTCCTTTTTGGTGTACGTATTAGTATTAAAACATTTTACCACCTGATTACCAGTACTACACAAAAAAAACAACGTGTGCTGATCTATGGTGCCGGCGCTATGGGAATCATTGTTAAGCGTGTTTTAATGAGTGATATCAAAGGCTCATTTGTAATAACAGGCTTTGTTGATAAAAATCGAAACTTGCAGGCAAAAAAAATAAATGGAATACTTGTTTATTCACCCGAAAACATAAACAAGGAGTTTCTTGAAAAACACAGTATACAAACACTTGTCTTTGCTATAAAGGATATTTCTTCTTCAGAAAAAAGCGATATTATTAAATGGGCAATCGATCTTGGACTTGAAGTACGTGATACGCCGGCGGTTGACAAATGGCTGAATGGTGAATTGGAAATGAGGCAGATCGAGAGAGTGAAACTCGAAGACCTTTTAGGAAGGGAACCTATTGCACTTAATCTCAAAAAGATAGGTATTGGACTGGCAGGTAAAACAGTTTTGGTAACCGGTGCAGCAGGATCAATAGGGTCAGAAATCGTCAGACAACTCACCAAATTCAAAATAAAATTACTCGTATTAACTGACCAGGCCGAAACACCAATTTTTCACCTTGAAAATGAACTAAAGACTGCATACAGTCAATGTCCGGTGAAAATAATTCTGGCTGATGTATCCAATATGCAAAAAATGGAAAGCATTTTTAGGGAATATCAACCCGAAATTGTTTTTCATGCCGCCGCTTATAAACATGTTCCTATTATGGAACAGAATCCTCATGAAGCCATCAGAGTTAACATAGGCGGCACAAAAGTGGTCACCAATCTCTCGCTTAAATATGCAGTGAAGAAGTTCGTTATGATTTCTACTGATAAAGCTGTGAACCCCACCAACGTTATGGGTGCTTCCAAAAGGCTTTGCGAGATGATTGTGCAGCTGAAATCACAGAAATCAGACAGCAAAACCCAGTTTATTATTACTCGGTTCGGGAACGTGCTTGGTTCAAATGGTTCCGTCATTCCAATTTTCGAGAAACAAATCCGTGATGGAGGACCAATTACAGTTACTCATCCTGAAATTATGCGGTATTTTATGACTATTCCTGAAGCATGTCAGCTTGTACTTGAAGCCGGCTTTATGGGAAAAGGCGGTGAAATATTTGTATTTGACATGGGCAAACCTGTCAGAATTGCTGATCTGGCCCGTCAAATGATTAGACTTTCTGGTTTTGTACCGGATCAGGATATTAAAATTGAATATACAGGATTGAGACCAGGTGAAAAGTTATATGAAGAATTGTTGACCGATGGTGAAAACACAAAACCAACGCACCATCCAAAGATAAAGATTGCTGATGTCAAAATTCTAGAAGCTCCTGGCCTATTGCTTCAGGTTGAAAATATGGTAGAGTCACTATATTCAATGTCAAAACAGCAGGTTGTGGATGCATTCCGCGAACTGGTGCCTGAATACAATTGTATTAATGAAGAATACAATCATTCACTTATTAACTCTGAAAACAGCGAAGAACCTTCCGAAGAAAAGAACGTAAGAGACAACGCCTATAATGTTTTGAAACGTTTTGTAAATCCTGATTAG
- a CDS encoding archaeosortase/exosortase family protein: MLLRKLPGSEKQILITSLLIFSIGCIVVFLFGFKGILDFIDRILRPYSLLIQFICNKFFQFTGHNINLIDNKVYSKGIVFDYEPQILFKKIFLGGFLLIWLTASKISAKFYFTFLLLLLHLFVASTYVITGILHISEGLSEKFQGSLTAIAFCMVGIVLLFWYWLNKYAWNTTNKKLLEKKFTEIITVIFGYSIIIFLLEFLKFKYWIAFLFGTSKLILQILGYNVILKPSLLIGDNGSISLGKPCLGLITMYIFAVFVYFTAKRKQDAIRYILIGIIILNFVNIIRFVLLFIHLQWFGDYRLTMDIHDIYNYVTYGIVFILWFIWIEKYVRRKDLLKTHSKNQLLT, translated from the coding sequence ATGTTACTTCGAAAACTTCCAGGATCTGAAAAACAGATCTTAATCACTTCACTACTAATTTTTAGTATTGGATGTATTGTAGTATTTTTATTCGGTTTTAAAGGCATCCTGGATTTTATAGATCGTATACTTAGACCATACAGCCTTTTAATCCAGTTTATATGCAACAAGTTTTTTCAGTTTACTGGTCATAATATAAACTTAATTGATAACAAGGTCTATTCCAAAGGAATTGTTTTTGATTATGAACCGCAGATCTTGTTTAAAAAAATATTTCTGGGAGGATTTCTTCTTATTTGGTTAACCGCGTCAAAAATATCAGCTAAATTTTACTTTACATTTTTACTTCTCTTGCTACATTTATTTGTAGCATCAACTTATGTTATCACTGGTATTCTGCATATATCTGAAGGACTCTCCGAGAAGTTTCAGGGAAGCTTAACAGCTATTGCTTTTTGCATGGTAGGAATAGTTCTCCTTTTCTGGTACTGGTTAAATAAATACGCATGGAATACTACAAATAAAAAATTATTGGAAAAAAAATTTACGGAAATCATCACTGTGATCTTTGGTTATTCGATTATAATTTTTTTACTCGAATTCTTAAAATTTAAATATTGGATAGCTTTTTTATTCGGGACATCAAAACTAATTCTTCAAATCTTAGGTTATAATGTAATTCTGAAACCCTCACTGCTCATAGGCGACAATGGATCAATATCCCTTGGAAAGCCCTGTTTAGGGCTTATAACTATGTACATTTTTGCAGTTTTCGTATATTTTACTGCTAAAAGGAAACAAGACGCTATTAGGTACATACTAATCGGTATTATTATACTGAACTTTGTAAACATAATACGTTTTGTCTTGTTATTTATCCATTTACAATGGTTTGGCGATTACAGGTTAACCATGGATATTCATGATATTTACAATTATGTTACATATGGCATCGTGTTTATTCTGTGGTTCATATGGATTGAGAAATATGTCAGGAGAAAGGATTTACTGAAAACTCATTCGAAGAATCAATTACTAACTTAA